A window of Perognathus longimembris pacificus isolate PPM17 chromosome 6, ASM2315922v1, whole genome shotgun sequence contains these coding sequences:
- the Gid8 gene encoding glucose-induced degradation protein 8 homolog has translation MSYAEKSDEITKDEWMEKLNNLHVQRADMNRLIMNYLVTEGFKEAAEKFRMESGIEPSVDLETLDERIKIREMILKGQIQEAIALINSLHPELLDTNRYLYFHLQQQHLIELIRQRETEAALEFAQTQLAEQGEESRECLTEMERTLALLAFDSPEESPFGDLLHMMQRQKVWSEVNQAVLDYENRESTPKLAKLLKLLLWAQNELDQKKVKYPKMTDLSKGVIEEPK, from the exons ATGAGTTATGCAGAAAAATCCGATGAAATAACGAAAGATGAGTGGATGGAAAAGCTCAATAACTTACATGTTCAACGAGCAGACATGAATCGTCTCATCATGAACTATCTGGTTACAG AGGGTTTCAAGGAAGCAGCAGAGAAGTTTCGAATGGAGTCTGGGATTGAACCAAGTGTGGATTTAGAAACCCTTGATGAGCGAATTAAGATTCGGGAGATGATTCTGAAGGGTCAGATTCAGGAGGCCATCGCCCTGATCAACAGCCTCCACCCCGAGCTCTTGGACACAAACCGGTATCTTTACTTCCATCTGCAG CAACAGCACTTGATTGAGCTGATCCGCCAGCGTGAGACCGAGGCAGCGCTGGAGTTCGCCCAGACGCAGCTGGCCGAGCAGGGTGAGGAGAGCAGAGAGTGCCTCACGGAGATGGAACGCACGCTGGCCCTGCTGGCCTTTGACAGCCCCGAAGAGTCCCCCTTCGGAGACCTCCTTCACATGATGCAGAGGCAAAAG GTGTGGAGTGAAGTTAACCAAGCTGTTCTAGATTATGAAAACCGTGAGTCCACACCTAAACTGGCAAAATTACTGAAACTGCTACTTTGGGCTCAGAATGAGTTGGACCAGAAGAAAGTAAAGTATCCCAAAATGACAGACCTCAGCAAAGGTGTGATTGAGGAACCCAAATAG